Proteins encoded by one window of Esox lucius isolate fEsoLuc1 chromosome 4, fEsoLuc1.pri, whole genome shotgun sequence:
- the nsdhl gene encoding sterol-4-alpha-carboxylate 3-dehydrogenase, decarboxylating encodes MATRIRPSSKRCAVIGGSGFLGRHLVEKLLSKGYSVSVFDIRQSYELPGATFHQGDLCDKQALLAALRDVTLVFHCASPAPASDDKALFERVNIQGTQTVIQACTEAGVQKMVLTSSASVVFEGTDIKNGSEDLPYAEKPIDYYTETKIEQEKLVLKACKPDHSLLTVAIRPHGIFGPRDPQLVPILVDTARRGKMKFIIGDGTNLVDFTYVENVVHGHILAAESLRPESPICGKAYHITNDEPVRFWDFMSDVLVGLGYAAPRYHLPYSLVYGLALLLWLVSLLLRPLVAFKPTFTPMRVALAGTHHYYSVSRAKQDMGYKPVVSLKEGIKRTVESYPHLRHGA; translated from the exons ATGGCCACGCGCATACGACCG AGCAGTAAGCGATGTGCAGTGATCGGAGGCTCTGGGTTCCTAGGAAGACACCTGGTAGAAAAACTGCTGAGTAAGGGCTACTCCGTGTCTGTGTTTGACATCCGTCAAAGCTACGAACTACCTGGAGCCACCTTCCACCAGGGAGACCTCTGTGACAAACAG GCTCTCCTAGCGGCTCTCCGGGACGTAACCCTGGTGTTTCACTGTGCATCCCCAGCCCCAGCCAGTGACGACAAGGCCCTCTTTGAAAGAGTCAACATCCAGGGGACCCAGACTGTTATACAGGCCTGCACTGAGGCAGGAGTACAG AAAATGGTGTTGACCAGCAGTGCCAGTGTAGTGTTTGAAGGAACAGACATCAAGAACGGCAGTGAAGACCTTCCCTACGCCGAGAAGCCCATTGACTACTACACCGAGACCAAGATCGAGCAAGAGAAG CTGGTTCTGAAGGCCTGTAAGCCGGATCATAGTCTCCTAACGGTGGCCATCAGACCCCATGGGATCTTCGGCCCCCGGGATCCCCAGCTGGTGCCCATCCTGGTTGACACTGCACGCAGGGGAAAGATGAAGTTCATCATTGG TGATGGGACCAATCTGGTGGATTTCACTTACGTGGAGAACGTTGTTCATGGACATATCCTGGCTGCTGAGAGCCTGAGGCCTGAGTCTCCAATCTGTGGCAAG gcGTACCACATCACGAATGACGAGCCTGTTCGCTTCTGGGACTTCATGTCTGATGTGCTAGTAGGTCTGGGCTATGCCGCCCCACGCTACCACCTCCCGTACTCCCTAGTCTACGGTCTAGCGCTACTGCTGTGGCTGGTCTCCCTGTTACTGCGCCCCCTTGTGGCCTTCAAACCAACGTTCACCCCTATGAGGGTGGCCCTGGCTGGTACACACCACTACTATAGCGTCTCCAGAGCCAAGCAGGACATGGGCTACAAGCCTGTGGTTAGTCTGAAGGAGGGGATCAAACGCACAGTGGAGAGCTATCCTCATCTGCGACACGGAGCCTGA